A genomic region of Chaetodon auriga isolate fChaAug3 chromosome 11, fChaAug3.hap1, whole genome shotgun sequence contains the following coding sequences:
- the rasgrp3 gene encoding ras guanyl-releasing protein 3 isoform X2, with product MGSSTLGKAASLDALLNECIHAFDDNGELQANQLPRSLLLMHRWYVTSSELAGKLLMMYRDCKGDTCQRTRLKICYLMRITEEFRDVAAQLGCEKHFKLLDISTIPSYDWMRKLTQRKKQAKKGKASLLFDHLEPMELAEHLTFLEFKSIRRISFTDYQSYVIHGCLLDNPTLERSIALFNGVSQWVQLMVLSKLTPQTRAEVITKYIHVAQKLLQLQNFNTLMAVVGGLSHSSISRLKETHSYLAPEVVKIWSEMTELVSSNNNYSCYRKAFNECQGFKIPILGVHLKDLIAVHVVFPDWVDESNKVNLVKMHQLYMTFSELVSLQSAVAQVEPNMDLIYLLTLSLDLYYTEDEIYELSLLREPRNPKSLPTSPTTPNKPLAPLDWASGVTTKPDPSVVNKHIRKVVDSVFRNYDHDHDGYISQEDFESIAANFPFLDSFCVLDKDQDGLISKDEMIAYFLRANPLLQCKMGPGFIHNFQEMTYLKPTFCEHCAGFLWGIIKQGYKCKDCGVNCHKQCRELLVLACRKLIRSSSLGSVSPARLTHSSLPSSPALPACKDEDEVFEFPAVTSAGPVVDTQSITLMTGSAQRISVRLQRATTSQATQTEPLWPEHSWGPTDGGSHTFPKMKYRTNRKTSKNKGFARWENQNDGQHQADSSLCSMDSQQKSDVSGELVQNGITHRGKDS from the exons GTACCGTGACTGCAAAGGTGACACATGCCAGAGAACCAGGCTGAAGATCTGTTATTTAATGAG GATAACGGAAGAGTTCAGAGATGTGGCTGCTCAGCTCGGCtgtgagaaacatttcaaactcCTCGACATCTCAACCAT TCCATCATATGATTGGATGCGTAAGTTGACCCAACGGAAGAAGCAGGCAAAGAAAGGCAAGGCCTCACTGCTGTTTGATCACCTGGAGCCCATGGAGCTGGCTGAGCATCTCACCTTCCTGGAGTTTAAGTCCATCCGGAGGATATCG TTCACTGATTATCAGAGCTATGTGATCCATGGCTGCCTGCTGGACAACCCAACTCTAGAGCGCTCCATTGCTCTGTTCAACGGAGTCTCACAATGGGTCCAGCTCATGGTGCTGAGCAAGCTCACCCCTCAGACCCGTGCAGAGGTTATCACCAAATACATCCATGTGGCTCAG AAacttctgcagctgcagaactTTAACACTCTCATGGCAGTGGTGGGGGGACTGAGCCACAGTTCCATTTCTCGACTAAAGGAGACTCACTCTTATCTGGCTCCAGAAGTTGTGAAG ATCTGGAGTGAGATGACAGAGCTGGTCTCTTCCAACAACAACTACTCTTGCTACCGAAAGGCCTTCAATGAATGTCAGGGGTTCAAAATCCCTATCCTGGGTGTGCACCTCAAGGACCTGATCGCAGTGCATGTAGTCTTTCCCGACTGGGTTGATGAAAGTAATAAGGTGAACCTGGTGAAGATGCATCAACTCTACATGACCTTCAGTGAGTTGGTGTCATTGCAGAGTGCCGTGGCCCAGGTGGAGCCCAACATGGACCTCATCTACCTGTTAACG CTTTCTTTAGACCTTTATTACACAGAAGATGAGATTTATGAGCTGTCGCTGCTAAGGGAACCACGTAACCCCAAATCATTG CCTACCTCTCCAACAACTCCCAACAAGCCCCTGGCCCCACTGGACTGGGCCTCCGGTGTCACCACTAAACCAGACCCTTCTGTGGTCAACAAACACATCAGGAAGGTGGTGGAT TCTGTGTTCAGGAACTATGACCATGACCATGATGGCTATATTTCTCAAGAGGACTTCGAGAGCATTGCTGCTAACTTTCCCTTCCTGGACTCCTTCTGCGTTTTGGACAAAGATCA AGATGGATTGATCAGTAAGGATGAGATGATAGCGTATTTCCTTCGGGCTAACCCCCTGCTCCAGTGTAAGATGGGTCCCGGTTTCATCCACAATTTCCAGGAGATGACATACCTGAAGCCCACCTTCTGTGAACATTGTGCTGGATTT CTCTGGGGAATCATCAAACAGGGATACAAGTGCAAAG ACTGTGGAGTTAACTGTCATAAACAATGTCGGGAGCTGTTGGTCCTGGCCTGTCGGAAGCTGATCCGCTCAAGCTCTCTAGGAAGTGTTTCTCCAGCCAGACTGACCCACAGCTCACTGCCCAGCAGCCCTGCACTGCCTGCCTGTAAAG ATGAGGATGAGGTGTTTGAGTTCCCAGCTGTCACATCAGCAGGTCCAGTTGTGGACACTCAGTCCATCACCCTTATGACCGGCTCAGCCCAGAGAATCTCTGTACGTCTGCAAAGGGCCACCACCAGCCAGGCCACCCAGACCGAGCCCCTGTGGCCTGAACACAGCTGGGGGCCCACAGATGGTGGCTCCCACACCTTCCCCAAAATGAAATACAGGACTAACAggaaaacatctaaaaataaaGGGTTTGCCCGCTGGGAAAACCAGAATGATGGACAGCACCAAGCAGATTCCTCTCTGTGCTCCATGGACTCTCAGCAGAAGTCAGATGTGTCAGGAGAGCTCGTACAGAACGGGATAACACACAGAGGCAAG
- the rasgrp3 gene encoding ras guanyl-releasing protein 3 isoform X1: protein MGSSTLGKAASLDALLNECIHAFDDNGELQANQLPRSLLLMHRWYVTSSELAGKLLMMYRDCKGDTCQRTRLKICYLMRYWIVTFPAEFNLDLGLIRITEEFRDVAAQLGCEKHFKLLDISTIPSYDWMRKLTQRKKQAKKGKASLLFDHLEPMELAEHLTFLEFKSIRRISFTDYQSYVIHGCLLDNPTLERSIALFNGVSQWVQLMVLSKLTPQTRAEVITKYIHVAQKLLQLQNFNTLMAVVGGLSHSSISRLKETHSYLAPEVVKIWSEMTELVSSNNNYSCYRKAFNECQGFKIPILGVHLKDLIAVHVVFPDWVDESNKVNLVKMHQLYMTFSELVSLQSAVAQVEPNMDLIYLLTLSLDLYYTEDEIYELSLLREPRNPKSLPTSPTTPNKPLAPLDWASGVTTKPDPSVVNKHIRKVVDSVFRNYDHDHDGYISQEDFESIAANFPFLDSFCVLDKDQDGLISKDEMIAYFLRANPLLQCKMGPGFIHNFQEMTYLKPTFCEHCAGFLWGIIKQGYKCKDCGVNCHKQCRELLVLACRKLIRSSSLGSVSPARLTHSSLPSSPALPACKDEDEVFEFPAVTSAGPVVDTQSITLMTGSAQRISVRLQRATTSQATQTEPLWPEHSWGPTDGGSHTFPKMKYRTNRKTSKNKGFARWENQNDGQHQADSSLCSMDSQQKSDVSGELVQNGITHRGKDS, encoded by the exons GTACCGTGACTGCAAAGGTGACACATGCCAGAGAACCAGGCTGAAGATCTGTTATTTAATGAG GTACTGGATAGTAACATTCCCTGCAGAGTTTAACCTGGACTTAGGTTTGATCAGGATAACGGAAGAGTTCAGAGATGTGGCTGCTCAGCTCGGCtgtgagaaacatttcaaactcCTCGACATCTCAACCAT TCCATCATATGATTGGATGCGTAAGTTGACCCAACGGAAGAAGCAGGCAAAGAAAGGCAAGGCCTCACTGCTGTTTGATCACCTGGAGCCCATGGAGCTGGCTGAGCATCTCACCTTCCTGGAGTTTAAGTCCATCCGGAGGATATCG TTCACTGATTATCAGAGCTATGTGATCCATGGCTGCCTGCTGGACAACCCAACTCTAGAGCGCTCCATTGCTCTGTTCAACGGAGTCTCACAATGGGTCCAGCTCATGGTGCTGAGCAAGCTCACCCCTCAGACCCGTGCAGAGGTTATCACCAAATACATCCATGTGGCTCAG AAacttctgcagctgcagaactTTAACACTCTCATGGCAGTGGTGGGGGGACTGAGCCACAGTTCCATTTCTCGACTAAAGGAGACTCACTCTTATCTGGCTCCAGAAGTTGTGAAG ATCTGGAGTGAGATGACAGAGCTGGTCTCTTCCAACAACAACTACTCTTGCTACCGAAAGGCCTTCAATGAATGTCAGGGGTTCAAAATCCCTATCCTGGGTGTGCACCTCAAGGACCTGATCGCAGTGCATGTAGTCTTTCCCGACTGGGTTGATGAAAGTAATAAGGTGAACCTGGTGAAGATGCATCAACTCTACATGACCTTCAGTGAGTTGGTGTCATTGCAGAGTGCCGTGGCCCAGGTGGAGCCCAACATGGACCTCATCTACCTGTTAACG CTTTCTTTAGACCTTTATTACACAGAAGATGAGATTTATGAGCTGTCGCTGCTAAGGGAACCACGTAACCCCAAATCATTG CCTACCTCTCCAACAACTCCCAACAAGCCCCTGGCCCCACTGGACTGGGCCTCCGGTGTCACCACTAAACCAGACCCTTCTGTGGTCAACAAACACATCAGGAAGGTGGTGGAT TCTGTGTTCAGGAACTATGACCATGACCATGATGGCTATATTTCTCAAGAGGACTTCGAGAGCATTGCTGCTAACTTTCCCTTCCTGGACTCCTTCTGCGTTTTGGACAAAGATCA AGATGGATTGATCAGTAAGGATGAGATGATAGCGTATTTCCTTCGGGCTAACCCCCTGCTCCAGTGTAAGATGGGTCCCGGTTTCATCCACAATTTCCAGGAGATGACATACCTGAAGCCCACCTTCTGTGAACATTGTGCTGGATTT CTCTGGGGAATCATCAAACAGGGATACAAGTGCAAAG ACTGTGGAGTTAACTGTCATAAACAATGTCGGGAGCTGTTGGTCCTGGCCTGTCGGAAGCTGATCCGCTCAAGCTCTCTAGGAAGTGTTTCTCCAGCCAGACTGACCCACAGCTCACTGCCCAGCAGCCCTGCACTGCCTGCCTGTAAAG ATGAGGATGAGGTGTTTGAGTTCCCAGCTGTCACATCAGCAGGTCCAGTTGTGGACACTCAGTCCATCACCCTTATGACCGGCTCAGCCCAGAGAATCTCTGTACGTCTGCAAAGGGCCACCACCAGCCAGGCCACCCAGACCGAGCCCCTGTGGCCTGAACACAGCTGGGGGCCCACAGATGGTGGCTCCCACACCTTCCCCAAAATGAAATACAGGACTAACAggaaaacatctaaaaataaaGGGTTTGCCCGCTGGGAAAACCAGAATGATGGACAGCACCAAGCAGATTCCTCTCTGTGCTCCATGGACTCTCAGCAGAAGTCAGATGTGTCAGGAGAGCTCGTACAGAACGGGATAACACACAGAGGCAAG